In the genome of Sulfurimonas autotrophica DSM 16294, the window CTTCTTTTACAAGTTGTGCTCCCATGTCTTCTAGTTTGTCTTGTAACTCAACTTCACGAGCAACTGAAACACCGTCTTTAGTGATTACAGGTGCACCGTAGCTTTTTTGTATTAAAACATTACGACCGCGAGGTCCCATTGTCACTTTTACCGCATCTGTGAGTTTTTCAACTCCGCGTGCGAGTTTGTTTCTTGCATTATCTGAAAATATTATCTCTTTTGCCATTTGTTAAACTCCTTATATCTTTTTAATTTTTTTACTTAACCAATGATTCCGAAAACATCATCAACATCTAACACTATATACAGCTCGCCATCGAGTGTAGCTTCATTTCCGGAGTATTTACCAAAAATAATTTCATCTCCATTTTTTAGTTCATTTACTTCTGAACTTACCGCTACAACTTCTCCGCGAGAAGGTTTCTCTTTCGCATTATCCGGGATAATAATACCTGAACTCGTAGTATTAGTCTCTTCAACACGCTTAACCAATACTCTTTTTCCTAAAGGTGTAAAATTCATTATATCTCCTTACAAATATTATTAATTTATGAGAAGAATATTACAAAAAAAAAGTAAAAATGTCAATACCTTTAGTCATATTGACTAAGCTTATCTTATGTTTACATGTAAACTTATTTGATAAATTTTTATTTGAGTTTAAATTACTAAAAAAAAGCCTATTTTAGTAAAAATAAAGTTTAATATATGTATAATTCCACCCTCTTAAACGATGTCAGGGTAGCTCAGCTGGTTAGAGCACTGGTCTCATAAGCCGGGGGTCGGGGGTTCAAGTCCCCCCTCTGACACCATTTATTAAGAGTGTTTATAAATATTCCGGATTAGCTCAGCGGTAGAGTAGGTGACTGTTAATCACTTGGTCACTGGTTCGAATCCAGTATCCGGAGCCATATTTTTTAAACAACTTTTTTATATTCCGGATTAGCTCAGCGGTAGAGTAGGTGACTGTTAATCACTTGGTCACTGGTTCGAATCCAGTATCCGGAGCCACATTCCTTTCAATATAATATATTTTAAAAATAATCTAATTTTACTTAGTCCTGTCAAAAATAAAAAGAGGATAGAATCAATGAAAACACTTTACATAATCAGACATGCAAAATCAAGCTGGAAAGATTTGAATTTAGACGATTTTGAAAGACCTTTAAATAAACGAGGTAAAAATGATGCTCCCCAAATGAGTAAACGCCTGAAACAACAAGGCATTTATCCTGATATTATACTCTCCAGTCCTGCAAAAAGAGCAAAACAGACAGCTAAAGCAATAGCTAAAGAGATTAGCTATGATGAAAAGATTAGATATATAGAAGATATATATGAAGCATCGCCGAATACTTTAGAAAATATTTTACACTCACTAGATGATAAATATGAAACAGTTTTTTTGATAGGGCACAATCCCGGACTGAATATGCTTGTTGAGAAGTATGTTGACTTTGAAGAAAACATACCTACAGGCGGTGTTGTTAGTATAAAATTTGATACAAAAGAGTGGAAAAATATTAGTCGTAAATATGCTGAGTTGCTATGGTTTGATTATCCTAAGAAGTCTAATAAAATATCATAAAATTATAAAAAAAGGCCAAAAATTGTACAAACTCTTTTTTTCTATCGGATTTTTATTTATTGTTTTAGGAATCTTGGCTTATCTATTTAATGGACATCTCTTCAGGTTACCTGGTGACATAGTTGTTGAAAAAGAGAATTTCAGTTTTTATTTTCCAATAACAAGTATGATATTGATAAGTGTAGTTTTAAGTATCCTGTTTTCACTCTACTCTAAATTTTTTCATTAAGACCATCTCCATTGACATTAATTTTTAATTTTAATATATTGTACATTGCTTTTGAAAAACTTTTGATTGAATGCATATCATTAATTGCCATTGTTGTTACGTCAGACTTGATGCTATGGTCCTTCGCAATATCTTTTATAATGAGTGTGCTTTTTTTATAAGCATCTGAAATTCTTTTATAAATTTCATCCATTTCTTTGATTGAGTTTTCATCACCTTGCATTGCTTTGTTGAAAGCTTGTATATTTTTAAGTATCTGGTAGCGTATATTTTTATAAAATTCCTGCTCTTCTTTTGTGTTGGAATTATAAAAATAGTCCAAATCATACAGCATATCTTTTATGACTTTAGCAGCGGTGGCGAGGTGATTTACCTCTTCAGTTAGCTTGTTTAAATCCTTATTGTATTCTTCATCATTATTCACAGTTGAAAGTTCAGAAGCATAACGATATGTTTCACCTTCTAAAAGACGTATTTTTTCATATACCTTTTCATATTCAACATTAAAATTACTGGTGTATTTATCTAAAATTTTATCTATTGCCATATTCTCATCAAGAACTTTTGGCGGCGGTACATTTATAGCAAGCAGTGCAAATTCTTCAACTTTTTTTGAGAGGTTTTTTATCTCTTTTTTTAGTGCTTCTATTGCAATTTCGGGTACCTCTGTAGATACATTACATATAAATTTTGTCACCTTGTCTTGTGTTTTATGAAAATATTTTTGTGTAAAAGCAGTTAAAAATGCAATAAACGGGTACCATATTAGAACCCCTAAAACATTAAAAAGTGTATGAAAAATTGCAATTTTAATAACTCCGTTTACGTGGGAAAATGCAATGTTTACCAGAGTAATTAATTGGTATAAGAAGAGTAGACTCACAATTCCTGTTGAGAGATTAAACAATAAATGGGCAAAGGCTACTCTTTTTTTGTCAGGAATTCCTCCAATGGCACCAAGAAGAGCAGTTATAGTTGTCCCAATATTGGCTCCAACAACAAAAGCAGCTGCCGCTTCAAAACCGATTACATGTGTAAACAGGGCACTTTGTGCTATGGCAATAGAAGCAGAACTAGATTGAATTACAGCAGTAAGTGTCAGCCCTATTAAAGCATACCAGTAGGGAGTGGAAAACGCATATACTGATATATCAAAGTTTTGGGCTACATCGCCAAAACTCTCTTTCATGCCTTCAAGTCCTAAAAATATAAGACCAAAACCGACTAAAATACCAAAATAATTTTTCCATTTTGATGCATCAGAACTTAAAACCTGTCCTAACCCTCCTATGCCTATAACAGCATATGAGAGGAGTTTAATGTTCATACTAAAGCCGACAATAGCAACAATCCAAGCCGTGACTGTTGTACCGATATTACTGCCAAGTATAATGGCTATACTGCTTTCTAAGCTCATGAGTTGTGCTCCGACAAGAGAGAGGGCCATAAGTGTCACAATGGAAGAACTTTGAAAAAGTGCAGTAGAGAAAATACCGGTTAAAAGACTTTTAAAATGTGTTTTTGTTGCATTTTGAACGATTTGTTTGAATGCATGCCCTGCAGAAAACTTTATCTGCTCTTCAAGGTAGAGCATCCCAAAGAGGAAAAGCCCTAAACCGGAAAATGCTTCAATCCAAATCTGATAATGCTCCATCTAACGCTCTTTACTATTATTACGCTTTCTTTTTAGATTGTTTGCAGGTATATAAAACTCTAAATTTCCGACTTTTTTGATTGCTATCTCGTTACATGTAAGCAAATCATTTAAATTTTCTTTGCTTTTTTCATCGAAAAGTAAATTGATATCTTCCATTGTTAAAGGTCGTTTATCAAGTGTGTTGAGTATTTCCTCTTTTGTATGATATACATTATTTGGTTCGGCATGTATTCTTGAAGCTATATGTATAGGCAGAGTAGAATCAAATTTAAGAGCGATGTCATGTAACTCTTTATAGCTTACCCCCATAACCGGATACGCAGGCGGTCTGTCTATGGTGCCGATGTCTACTCTTTGACATTTTATTTTATGTAGCACTTCGTTGAGTTTTTGTATTTCCTCTTTTGTATCATTCAAACCATGTACAAAAAGTATCTCAATAAAAAGTTTTCCTTTATAGGTCTGGCTGAATTCTATAACTTTTTGTACAACATTTTCTACTGTTATAGAGGGATGCGGTCTGTCTATTTTTTTGAAAATGTCACTGCTTACGGCATCTAGTGAGAGTTTCACTTCATCAAGTTTTAAGAGTGAAGCAAATACTTTTTCATCAACCAAACTTGCACTGTTTGTGAGTATCAGCGTTTTTGTTTCACCTTTTATTTTATTGATTGCATCAATGAGTTCATCAAGGTAAGGGTAAAGTGTAGGCTCACCGTTTGCCGTGAGTGTTATCACATCAATTTTATCATGGAGATGTTTTGTAAGCTCATTTATGATTTCATCGACTGAGACAACCTCTGTTTGTTTATCTACAGTCGCACTTGGAGCGAGTTCACAGTAAAGACAGTCAAAATTACATTGTTTATTTGAGGGAGAGAGGTCTATGCCTAAACTCATGCCGAAACGGCGTGAGTTTACAGGGCCGAAAATTATATTATTTTTTGCTGACACGATGGCACTCTTGTATGAAGTGCTTTGCATTTTCAACAGGAACATCAGGAAGAATTCCATGACCCAGGTTGAATATATGGCGTTTACCCTGCATAACATTTTGAATATCTTCTACCGCTTCAGTTGTCGCTTCTTTAGAATAAAGACGGCATGGTTCCATATTTCCTTGAAGAACATATTTGTCTCCGAGTTTTTCTTTTGCTAACTCCATTGGAGTAGACCAGTCGACACCGAAAACATCAAAATTACCATACACGTTATCTAAAAATGCAGGAATACCTTTAGGAAACATAATGATAGGAATATGTGGGTATTTCTCTTTTAGATACTCGGCAATCTCTACCATATATTTCCAAGAAAATTCATCATATTTGTTTGGCTCAATTGCAGCAGCCCATGAGTCAAAAATCTGCACAACATCTATGCCAGATTCTATCTGCTTTTGCATGTAAAGTTTTACAACTTCTGTTACTTTTGCCAGAATTTTATGCAGGAGTTCAGGGTTTGCGTACATCATTTTTTTACATACATTGTATGTTTTTGTTCCCTGTCCTTCTATCATATATGTTGCAAGTGTCCAAGGTGAACCTGTAAAACCTATGAGGGCTTTATCATCAGCAAGCTTTGTCTTAATAAGCTTTATTGTGTCATATACATATGTAAGTTTGCTTGCCGCTTCTTCGCCGCCTATAAGTCTGTCAATATCTTCTTCATTTTTAATCGGGTCTGAAAATTTCGGACCTTCTCCTTTTACAAATGATAAATTCATTCCCATTTCATCAGGTATGACAAGAATATCGCTAAAAAGTATAGCAGCATCAACACCGACAATATCTACTGGCTGAAGCGTAACTTCACATGCCATTTCAGGGTTATGGCAAAGGTTTAAAAAATTTCCGGCTTTCGCGCGTACTGCCATATATTCCGGCAGATAACGACCAGCCTGTCTCATCATCCATACGGGTGTGTACGGTGTCTCTTTACCAAAACATGCATCTACAAATATTTTACGAGTCGGCATTTAGTGCCTCCCTGCATTGAATTTTAATTCTTATTCCCATTATTATTCCTTAATGATTATGTCCAACTTTACCCAAAAAGTATAAACCAACGGATACAGCTGTGATTGAAAGCGCAAGATAAAGCATCTCTAGTGCGCCGTTAAATTCGGTATGACCGACTTTTTGAAAGAAACTTACTACCAACACCATAACAATAACTTTCGAAATTTTATCTTTGAGCTGGTCAAGTGAGTGAATTGCAAGAATTTTGTTCTCTTTTTCATTCCCTTTTGCAGGGTCAATGTCTGAAATGAAAAGCTCATACAGACCAAATGCAAAAAGGAGCATCACAACACCTATAAGATATAAATCTACCGCTCCGATAATACCGCCGACTACATCTTCATGAAAATGCTGTGGATGTTCGTGGTTAATGTAAACATTGAGTACCATCTTAGCTGTATCATATATATCAAAACTAGCGACTATAAAAAGTGCAATAGCCCCGATAAGTCCAAAGATAACGGCCAGAATGACCATAAATCTTGAACCCCAAAGTCCATTTTCAAAGAGTCTTTCAAGCATTTAGGCCCCTTCTTCCATTTCTATCCATTTTTGGGCAATTCTTACAGCATTTGTAGCAGCACCTACTCTTAAATTATCTGCAACAACAAACATATGCAGCATATTATTTGAAAACAAATCATTTCTGATACGTCCGACAAATGTTTCATTCCTGTCTATACATGTAGCCGGCATAGGGTAGAGCGCTTCATCCGGGTTGTCTAAAATTACTATGTTTGGCGCTTTGCTTAGTATTTGCCTTGCTTCATTGGCTTCAACCTGAGAATCAAAAGTCATAGTGATTGATTCCGCATGACCGCGAAGTGTCGGTACACGAACACAGGTAGCACTGAGTGCTACTTCTTTGTGCATGATTTTTGTTGTTTCATTAACCATTTTCATCTCTTCTTTTGTATAGCCATTATCGGTAAAAACATCAATTTGAGGGATGACATTGAGTGCAATTTGCTGGTTAAATGCTTTGTGCTCCGCTTCATCAAGTTTAAATGCAAAAAATGCCTGCATCTGATTGACTAGCTCTTCCATAGCAGATTTACCTGCACCACTGGTTGCCTGATATGTATCAACATCAACACGAACCAAATCATAAGCTTCATCAAGCGGTTTGAGTGCCTGTACCATCTGTATGGTTGAACAGTTAGGATTGGCAATAATTCCTGATTCTCTCCATCGCGCTATATCTTCAGGGTTTACTTCAGGCACAACAAGAGGAACGTTTGGATCCATTCTAAAGTGAGAAGTGTTGTCAATAACAACAGCACCTGCGGCAACTGCAGAGGGAGCAAATTCAGCACTTACGCTGCCGCCTGCACTAAAAAGGGCAATTTCTACCTCTTCTTGCTCAAAAACATCATGTGTAAGTTCTAAAATGTCAAAATTTTGGTCATTATAGTGCACTTGGAGCCCTACGCTTCGCGCACTTGCAAGCGGAACCAGTTTGTTAAGAGGAAAATCTATCTCTTCTAAAACTCTTAAAATTTCTTCACCGACAGCGCCGTTTGCACCGACGACTGCTACATTATATTTTTTCATTAATTTTCTCCTGTTTTATTTTCTGACATCTAAAAAGAGTTCATCTTTTTGAATTTCATTGTTTTCACTCAGTATTACAGAACGTTCAACTACTGAAAGAAGTTCTCGGATATTTCCGGGCCAGTTATAAGATAAAAGTTCACTTTTTGCTTCGGGCGACAATGTTTTAACATCAAAACCGTACTTTTGACAGTTCTGTGCGATCATTGCCTCTGCTATTTCGAGTATTTCGTCTTTTCTTTCTCTTAAAGGCGGAATGTTGAGCGGAATCGTATTGAGTCTGTAGTACAAGTCTTCCCTAAATTCTCCATTTTTTATTTTTTCATCCAAATTTGCATTTGTGGCAGAAATAACCCGTATATCTATTTTTATAGCTTTTGAAGAGCCGAGTCTGCGAACTTCTTTTTCCTGTAATGCCCGAAGAAGTTTTGCCTGAACACCATAAGGCATCTCTCCTATTTCATCTAAAAACAGAGTGCCTCCGTTTGCCAGTTCAAACTGTCCGGTTTTAGCTTCAATTGCATCGGTAAAAGCACCTTTTTCAAAACCGAAAAGTTCGCTCTCTATCAGGTTTTCAGGAATTGCCGCCATATTGATAGCCACAAATGGTTTTTTGGCTCTTGGAGAATTTTTGTGTATATAAGAAGCAAAGACCTCTTTTCCCACACCGCTTTCACCAAGAAGTAAAATGCTGGCATCTGTTTTGGATGCTTTATCCGTAATCGCTAAAACTTTTTTGAGTGCTTGTGATGAACCCAAAAAATCATTTGCTGTTTTTTTTGTTTTCGCTACTGATTTTTTTACTTTTTGCACCACTTCTTCACGCTTGATTGCATCAACCAGCGTATCAACATCAAAAGGCTTCAATAAAAAATCTTTGACACCTAAATGTATAGATTCAATAGCCCGGCTGAGTGTTGCATTTCCGGTCATTATAATGACTTCATATCTGCCGTTTAATTCTTTAACAAATTCAATACCGTCCATACCAGGCATATTGATATCTGTAATGACTAAATCAAAACTATCATCAAGACCTTTGAGTGCATCTTTGGCATTTTTAAATGTTTTTACTTCAAACTCTTTGTAATCGCTCATAGCAATTTCAAGAGATTTACGCATATTAATATCATCTTCTACTATGGCTATTTTCACAAAAAGTCCTATTTATATTCGGCTATTTTAGAACTGAAATTTTAGCAAAATTATCATTAAAATCGACTTTGAAACATGTTGTTTTTAGTATGAGAATCGTTGTGGAGGTGTTTTGAAGGTTTGTTGTACATTCTTTATGTTCTACATTAAGCCCTAGTTTGTAAATATAGTCTATGAATTTTTCATTATTTAGGGCAATGATTTTTTTTAAATTTTTACTATTGTGTGATTCTAAAAGAAGAGTGTTGGATGGAGTGCCTTTACATTTATGCATGGCTTTAGAGATATCTAATGTTTCATTGTAGACTATCGTATCTTTTACAAGATATCGGTAAGAAATAAGATATTCACCTGCATGAAGTGCAAGTGAATGAAAAAATATTATTGTGCAAATTGAGAGTGAGAAAGTGTGATTTCCATCTCTACTTCGCATAATCCCTCTTTAAAAGTTGTTTCTACTACATTGGCATTTCTTACCATTGCATCTACTGATGTTCTTACAGTAGAACGTTTTACCATCATATTTTTAATGAGGTCCTGGCCATCTACTCTAACACCTTTGACTTTTTCAGCGATAAGTCTATATGCATCTGCAACGGCGGCACGCTTTGCCAATGCATAGGCTTGAGCCGGTGAAGTTGTATTCATAGGTGCAACCCCTTGTCCTAGTACACTGATGAGTAATGGTTTGTCTTGTGCAAGAACAGCAGCATTTGTTTGCGGCATACTTGGTTGTACTACTGCAGGTTCTTTTTTCTTGTTGGCAGTATGATGAGGGCATACTACATGAATTGTAGTTTCAGTGGGTGCAGCAATTGTTTGCTCAGGTTGCATTTTTTGAATTGTTGCATCAGCTGCAAAAGATGCAACACTCAGCAATGTTAGTAATACTACAGAGTATTTCATAGAATATCCTTACAGGAGGAGCTTTTACAGCTCCAGATTTTATAACTTTTTATTAAGCAACTATTATTCCAAGTTTAAAGATGAAGATGTTTCTTCATTTTCATCTTCATTTTTTTCTTCTTTTGGACAGCGTGAAATACTTACAACTTCATCACCTTTTACTATATATACGCCGGAAGTGTTTCTGCTTGACTTTGAAATAGTCTGCATATCAACACGTATCATTTTACCGGCTTTTGTAAGAGCCATCATATCCATGCTCTCATCAACCATTAAACAGCCTACTATATATTTACCTGTCTTAGCTGTCATTTTCATTGCTATTACACCAGAACCGCCACGGTTTGTAAGTCTGTACTCTCCGGCATCAGTACGTTTACCTATACCTTTTTCTGCGACGATTAAAATCTCTTGATCATCACTTGCTATGATGTTTGCATCAACGACTTCATCGCCTTCATGTTTAAACTTAATACCTCTTACTCCACGTGTGCTACGTCCTTGTTCACGAGTTTTTTCTATTTCAAATTTTATACATTGTGCAAGTTTCGTAACAATGAAAAGGTATTTAATACTTTTATCGGCAATTTTTGCAGTAATAAGTGCATCATTATCGTCAAGAACAATCGCTCTTACACCGTTGCTTCTAATGTTGCTAAATTCACTTAAATTTGTACGTTTGACAATCCCATTTTTTGTAAAGAAGACTAATGATTTGTCTTCACTAAAGTCTGTTGTCGGAATGATAGATTGGATTTGTTCATCTGCTTGTAAATTGATAAGATTTACAACTGCTTTACCTTTTGCAGTACGACTGCCCTCAGGAATTCT includes:
- the groES gene encoding co-chaperone GroES, with the protein product MNFTPLGKRVLVKRVEETNTTSSGIIIPDNAKEKPSRGEVVAVSSEVNELKNGDEIIFGKYSGNEATLDGELYIVLDVDDVFGIIG
- a CDS encoding SixA phosphatase family protein, encoding MKTLYIIRHAKSSWKDLNLDDFERPLNKRGKNDAPQMSKRLKQQGIYPDIILSSPAKRAKQTAKAIAKEISYDEKIRYIEDIYEASPNTLENILHSLDDKYETVFLIGHNPGLNMLVEKYVDFEENIPTGGVVSIKFDTKEWKNISRKYAELLWFDYPKKSNKIS
- a CDS encoding DUF2905 domain-containing protein, which translates into the protein MLSCYGLIILRSLIKYHKIIKKGQKLYKLFFSIGFLFIVLGILAYLFNGHLFRLPGDIVVEKENFSFYFPITSMILISVVLSILFSLYSKFFH
- a CDS encoding Na/Pi cotransporter family protein, whose amino-acid sequence is MEHYQIWIEAFSGLGLFLFGMLYLEEQIKFSAGHAFKQIVQNATKTHFKSLLTGIFSTALFQSSSIVTLMALSLVGAQLMSLESSIAIILGSNIGTTVTAWIVAIVGFSMNIKLLSYAVIGIGGLGQVLSSDASKWKNYFGILVGFGLIFLGLEGMKESFGDVAQNFDISVYAFSTPYWYALIGLTLTAVIQSSSASIAIAQSALFTHVIGFEAAAAFVVGANIGTTITALLGAIGGIPDKKRVAFAHLLFNLSTGIVSLLFLYQLITLVNIAFSHVNGVIKIAIFHTLFNVLGVLIWYPFIAFLTAFTQKYFHKTQDKVTKFICNVSTEVPEIAIEALKKEIKNLSKKVEEFALLAINVPPPKVLDENMAIDKILDKYTSNFNVEYEKVYEKIRLLEGETYRYASELSTVNNDEEYNKDLNKLTEEVNHLATAAKVIKDMLYDLDYFYNSNTKEEQEFYKNIRYQILKNIQAFNKAMQGDENSIKEMDEIYKRISDAYKKSTLIIKDIAKDHSIKSDVTTMAINDMHSIKSFSKAMYNILKLKINVNGDGLNEKI
- a CDS encoding radical SAM protein; translated protein: MSAKNNIIFGPVNSRRFGMSLGIDLSPSNKQCNFDCLYCELAPSATVDKQTEVVSVDEIINELTKHLHDKIDVITLTANGEPTLYPYLDELIDAINKIKGETKTLILTNSASLVDEKVFASLLKLDEVKLSLDAVSSDIFKKIDRPHPSITVENVVQKVIEFSQTYKGKLFIEILFVHGLNDTKEEIQKLNEVLHKIKCQRVDIGTIDRPPAYPVMGVSYKELHDIALKFDSTLPIHIASRIHAEPNNVYHTKEEILNTLDKRPLTMEDINLLFDEKSKENLNDLLTCNEIAIKKVGNLEFYIPANNLKRKRNNSKER
- the hemE gene encoding uroporphyrinogen decarboxylase — encoded protein: MPTRKIFVDACFGKETPYTPVWMMRQAGRYLPEYMAVRAKAGNFLNLCHNPEMACEVTLQPVDIVGVDAAILFSDILVIPDEMGMNLSFVKGEGPKFSDPIKNEEDIDRLIGGEEAASKLTYVYDTIKLIKTKLADDKALIGFTGSPWTLATYMIEGQGTKTYNVCKKMMYANPELLHKILAKVTEVVKLYMQKQIESGIDVVQIFDSWAAAIEPNKYDEFSWKYMVEIAEYLKEKYPHIPIIMFPKGIPAFLDNVYGNFDVFGVDWSTPMELAKEKLGDKYVLQGNMEPCRLYSKEATTEAVEDIQNVMQGKRHIFNLGHGILPDVPVENAKHFIQECHRVSKK
- a CDS encoding YqhA family protein gives rise to the protein MLERLFENGLWGSRFMVILAVIFGLIGAIALFIVASFDIYDTAKMVLNVYINHEHPQHFHEDVVGGIIGAVDLYLIGVVMLLFAFGLYELFISDIDPAKGNEKENKILAIHSLDQLKDKISKVIVMVLVVSFFQKVGHTEFNGALEMLYLALSITAVSVGLYFLGKVGHNH
- a CDS encoding aspartate-semialdehyde dehydrogenase is translated as MKKYNVAVVGANGAVGEEILRVLEEIDFPLNKLVPLASARSVGLQVHYNDQNFDILELTHDVFEQEEVEIALFSAGGSVSAEFAPSAVAAGAVVIDNTSHFRMDPNVPLVVPEVNPEDIARWRESGIIANPNCSTIQMVQALKPLDEAYDLVRVDVDTYQATSGAGKSAMEELVNQMQAFFAFKLDEAEHKAFNQQIALNVIPQIDVFTDNGYTKEEMKMVNETTKIMHKEVALSATCVRVPTLRGHAESITMTFDSQVEANEARQILSKAPNIVILDNPDEALYPMPATCIDRNETFVGRIRNDLFSNNMLHMFVVADNLRVGAATNAVRIAQKWIEMEEGA
- a CDS encoding sigma-54-dependent transcriptional regulator yields the protein MKIAIVEDDINMRKSLEIAMSDYKEFEVKTFKNAKDALKGLDDSFDLVITDINMPGMDGIEFVKELNGRYEVIIMTGNATLSRAIESIHLGVKDFLLKPFDVDTLVDAIKREEVVQKVKKSVAKTKKTANDFLGSSQALKKVLAITDKASKTDASILLLGESGVGKEVFASYIHKNSPRAKKPFVAINMAAIPENLIESELFGFEKGAFTDAIEAKTGQFELANGGTLFLDEIGEMPYGVQAKLLRALQEKEVRRLGSSKAIKIDIRVISATNANLDEKIKNGEFREDLYYRLNTIPLNIPPLRERKDEILEIAEAMIAQNCQKYGFDVKTLSPEAKSELLSYNWPGNIRELLSVVERSVILSENNEIQKDELFLDVRK
- a CDS encoding LPP20 family lipoprotein — its product is MKYSVVLLTLLSVASFAADATIQKMQPEQTIAAPTETTIHVVCPHHTANKKKEPAVVQPSMPQTNAAVLAQDKPLLISVLGQGVAPMNTTSPAQAYALAKRAAVADAYRLIAEKVKGVRVDGQDLIKNMMVKRSTVRTSVDAMVRNANVVETTFKEGLCEVEMEITLSHSQFAQ